The DNA segment TAATTGCCATAAGGCTGGCAAAATCTTAGTTAAAGAAATAAAAGAAACATCCACCACCGCCAAATCGGGAATAGCATCCCCATCACCATATAAATCCTTAGGTTGCAATTGCCGTAAATTAGTGCGTTCGCGCAAAATCACCTGAGGATTGTTTCGTAAACCCCAATCAGTTTGCCCGTAACCCACATCAATACCGTAAACTAGCTTTGCCCCAGCTTGGAGTAAACAATCAGTAAAACCACCCGTAGATATACCTCCATCCAAGCAAACACGGCCATTTACAGAGATGGCGAATAATTCCAAACCCTTAGCCAGTTTCTCACCACCACGGGAAACAAAGCGCGATCGCTCTTTAATTTTAACCTGAGCCGCAACATCAACCTCTGTCCCAGGCTTATCAATTATCTGTTCATTAACAGTCACTTCCCCCGCCTGAATTAGCCTCTGTGCTAAAGTGCGAGAATTACATAAATTTAACTCTACTAATAAATTATCTAATCGCTGTTTAGCCAAATTTACCTGCCACAAATATTCTGAAATACTAATAATATTAATTCTGCCTAATTACTTACATTATTCTTAAACTCGTCGCTGGCTATTACAAATTAACCAAGTCTGCTTAAAACATATTCACGAGTGCGAGAATCATGAGGACTGTTAAACATTTTCTTTGTTAAACCAAATTCAACTAATTGACCAATTCGATTTTCATTGCCTTTAAAAAATGCGGTGAAATCCGATACACGACTAACCTGGGATAAATTATGGCTGACTATCACCATTGTTAATTCAGAACGAAGACGTAAACTCTGAATTAAACTTTCTACTTTCATACTAGCTATAGGGTCAAGACCAAAACAAGGCTCATCCATTAACAAAACTTTTGGCTTAACTGCTAAAGCACGAGCAATACAAAGTCTCTGTTGTTGACCACCAGAAAGGTCTAACGCGGATTTGTGTATTTTGTGTTTTATTTCATCCCATAGATCAGCATCTTTTAGTGCGGATTCTACAATATCATCTATTTCTAATTTCGGTCTCCATCCAACTATTTTCACCCCATAAGCCACATTATCATAAACACTCATGGGGAAAAGATTGGGTTTGGGATGTACCATACTCACTTGTCGGCGTAGCCGATTCAAGTTAACTCGACGCTCATAAATATTTTGATTAAAAAACTCTACCCTGCCTTCTACGCGTACTTCTGACTCTAATTCATTCATCCGATTGAGACATTTAAGAAAGGTAGATTTTCCACAACCACTAGGTCCAATAATAGCAGTTACTTTGCTCTGGTATATCTCCATAGACACCCCCTCAAGTATTTTTTGGGTGTCATAATAAAAGCTGAGATTGTTGACTTTGATGACTGGAATTAGTTTACTCATAAAAAGGCTGGCAATAAATATTGACTCGACAAAGTAGTAAAAATCAGTGCTGTTGTTTCACGATTTGTGAAGCCAATATTGAATGGTCATGCTTCCAGATTGGGAAGACCAGTATTCATTTATAGCTAGATAGCAGTATTTATCAAACAGATATTTGCATTACAATTATTTCCCTTATCTAAAGATATGTGGTATGATTTGGTCAAGTTAAAATCAAGCAGTTAGCAACCAAAACTAAACTTATACTTATTCATGAGTTTAAGATGAGGTAATTTTTTGTTTATAGTTTGAAATTATCTCATTCCTGCACCCCAATATCAGGAAGTATATTACTTTTATTGCCTAAAGATTGGAAATACTAGTGTATACACTGACTAAATCTCATTTTGACGCTCTGATAAATGGTGATAATTAATTCATGAGGCAAATATCTAATACAATACTTGTTTAATCATTTATATCTCTGTATTTTACAAAGTATATAATAATTACTATTTTATAAGATGTGTTAAAAATCTTGGTGAACTAGTGAGCGCATAAGCGATAAAGTTTACCAAGACTTCATAATATTTATTTAGACGCAAGAAATTTACCCAAGAAATTAATTGGGCATTTTCATAAACAATTTTGCTGTCATTCGGAAAAACCTTTGAGAAGTTAGCGGCTAGAGAATAATATTTTTATTTATCTGTAGATATATTTTGCATTTATACATTCTCAAGCGTACTGAATCAGATGTTATTAAATACTTTACTTTAGCCAAAGCGACCTGAAACATAGTCACGGGTGCGAGAATCGAGGGGGTTGCTAAAGATTTGAGTAGTTACACCAAATTCCACCATTTGACCAATACGACTTTCATCTGTACTGAAAAAAGCTGTGAAATCAGATACACGAGTTGCTTGCTGCATATTATGCGTGACGATCGCAATGGTCAATTCTGAGCGTAAACTATGAATCAGTTCCTCCACTTTCATCGTAGCGATGGGGTCAAGTGCAGAACAAGGCTCATCCATTAACAGAACTTTTGGCTTAATGGCTAAAGCACGGGCAATACAAAGCCGTTGCTGTTGACCTCCAGAAAGCCCTAAAGCTGATTTGTTGAGCTTATCTTTGACTTCCTGCCATAAAGCTGCACCCTTAAGGGCAGATTCAACAATTTCATCTAAATCTGCTTGTGGTAATTTAGCAGATATTCTCACACCATAAGCCACATTTTCATAAATGCTCATGGGGAAGGGGTTGGGTCTTTGAAACACCATCCCAATTTGGCGGCGTAATCTATTGATGTTGATACGCGGGTCATAAATATTTTGACCAAAAAAATCAACAACTCCTTCTACCTTGACAGGGCCTTCCAATTCGCTAATACGATTGAGGGTTTTGATAAAAGTTGATTTACCACAACCACTAGGGCCGATAATTGCTGTGACTTTATTTCTGTAAATATCCATTGAAATCCCTTCAATGGCTTTTGATGTATTGTAATAAAAACTTAGGTCTTTAACTTTAATTGCAGGGACTAATTGTTGATTCATAGTATTGAATTAGTTTGGTGTAGATAATTGACTTTAGGTATAAGTAAAGTAAATATTATATTTTTGATGGGCATTGCCCATCATACAAATGCTTAGATTTTTGAAAAATCAACTCAGATTTCTATATAAAGTAAAGAAAAAGCTTTTGTCTTAGTTTGGGGTATATTTTTTTATTTAATCTTTTTCTTACGAGTAACTAAACGGGAAAGCAAACTAACACTTAAAACTAAACCGAGTAAAACGATAGAAGTCGTCCAGACTAGTTGACTTTTCTGGGGGTCAGGGTCGTTGTAAAGGTTGTAAATTAAGACTGGTAAGGAAGCTGTGGGGCCGAGTAATCCGGCTGACCAATCTAGACTAAATAAGGCCGTAAAAATTAGGGGTGCTGTTTCACCAGCAGCACGGGCTACAGCTAGTAAAATACCTGTGGTAATTGCGGGTATAGCAGCAGTAACAACCACACGAATGGTAGTTTGAAAGCGTGTTCCTCCCAAAGCTGCTGAGGCGAGGCGTTGGTCTATGGGAATAAGTTTGAGGGCTTCTTCGGTAGTCAAGGCGATAATAGGTAACATAATTGTGGCTAAGGCAAATCCACCAGCGATCGCGCTAAATTGTTTAGTAGCCAAAACTATTAAACCATAAGCGAATATCCCAACAACAATTGAGGGAACACCAGTCAGGATACTAACGATAAAGCGTACAAAGCGAGCTAATGGACTAGTTTGTCCAAATTCTGCTAAAAATATACCTGTGAATAACCCTACAGGAATACTGAATAAAGAGCCAATAGCGACAACTGTAATAGTCCCTAAAATGGCGTTACCAAATCCGTTATCGATGACAGATTTGACGAACATTTCTGTTTTTAAACCGATGATTCCTCGTGAAATAATTTCCCAAAGAATGGAAAATAAAGGAATTAATGCCAAAGCGGAGAATGCAAAAGCGATTGCATTCATGGCATAAGTAAATAAAAGTCTTCTTGGTGGTAGAGGACTGCGTAATTCTGATGCTAAAAGTTCAGTTTCTGATGGTTGGGAATTGGTCATATTTTTGACTGATGACTGATGACTTTTGACTATTTATTTTTGCTACCAACCCACTGCACCAATAACCTAGCGCCAATATTTACAGCTAGAGTGACAGCAAACAAGACTAAACCTAAATAACATAAAGCACCAATGTGCAGTCCTGGTTGAGCTTCGGCAAATTCATTAGCTAATACTGAAGGAATTGTATAAGCTGGATCGAGCAAGGAAAGACTAATTTGCGCTGAGTTGCCAATCACCATAGTTACAGCCATTGTTTCGCCTAAAGCTCTTCCTAAGGCCAGCATGGCTGCACTGACAATTCCCGAAAATCCGGCAGGTAATAATACTCGAAAAATTGTTTCCCAACGAGTACCACCCAAGGCCATAGAAGCACTGCGTAATTCTTTAGGAATGGCTCGCAATACATCGCGGCTAATTGCTGCCATTGTTGGCAAAATCATAATGGCTAAAATAATCCCAGCCGTTAACATATTTGTGCCAACTGGGAATTCGGAATTAAATAATGGTATCCATTTAAAATTATTGGCTAACCACTGTTGTACAGGTTCTAAAACTGGAATAAAAACAAAAATTCCCCACAAACCAATAATGACGCTGGGGATAGCAGCAATTAACTCTACAACAAAAGCTAAGGTTGTTTGTATCGATGGTGGTAGGAAGTTTTCACTAGTAACTAAGGCAACAGCTATACTCACAGGGACTGCGAAAAAAATAGCGATCGCACTACTTACCAAAGTGCCGTAAATATAAGGTAATGCTCCGAAAATCTCATTAGCTGTGTCCCAATCTTGACCCCAGAGAAAACCAATCCCAAAGTTATCAATGGCTGGTTTAGCTTCGAGGAAGATAATCCAACTCATCATGAATAATACAGCAACGGCGATCGTGGCAAAGATATATACTAACCATGTGAATCCTTTGTCTAACCAAAAATTTGTGCCATCATTAGCTGTTAATCCGAGATTTTCATTATTAGATGGAGCTAAATTTGTCATGTAAATTACGGAATTTATACTAATCAATATCTTGGGACTCATGAGGGTGGACATATAGCCCACCCAACTTAGAAAAACATCAAAATTTCTGACTATGGTTTGACGTTGCTAT comes from the Nostoc sp. PCC 7120 = FACHB-418 genome and includes:
- a CDS encoding TlyA family RNA methyltransferase, producing the protein MAKQRLDNLLVELNLCNSRTLAQRLIQAGEVTVNEQIIDKPGTEVDVAAQVKIKERSRFVSRGGEKLAKGLELFAISVNGRVCLDGGISTGGFTDCLLQAGAKLVYGIDVGYGQTDWGLRNNPQVILRERTNLRQLQPKDLYGDGDAIPDLAVVDVSFISLTKILPALWQLTQPPREAVLLVKPQFEVGKSRVGKKGVVRDPHDQADAIFQVWQAAEKLGWKYKGLTWSPITGPAGNIEYLLWLNMESEMPPTDLNAIQQVTKSAMTDLGNS
- the pstC gene encoding phosphate ABC transporter permease subunit PstC, coding for MTNLAPSNNENLGLTANDGTNFWLDKGFTWLVYIFATIAVAVLFMMSWIIFLEAKPAIDNFGIGFLWGQDWDTANEIFGALPYIYGTLVSSAIAIFFAVPVSIAVALVTSENFLPPSIQTTLAFVVELIAAIPSVIIGLWGIFVFIPVLEPVQQWLANNFKWIPLFNSEFPVGTNMLTAGIILAIMILPTMAAISRDVLRAIPKELRSASMALGGTRWETIFRVLLPAGFSGIVSAAMLALGRALGETMAVTMVIGNSAQISLSLLDPAYTIPSVLANEFAEAQPGLHIGALCYLGLVLFAVTLAVNIGARLLVQWVGSKNK
- a CDS encoding phosphate ABC transporter ATP-binding protein; this encodes MSKLIPVIKVNNLSFYYDTQKILEGVSMEIYQSKVTAIIGPSGCGKSTFLKCLNRMNELESEVRVEGRVEFFNQNIYERRVNLNRLRRQVSMVHPKPNLFPMSVYDNVAYGVKIVGWRPKLEIDDIVESALKDADLWDEIKHKIHKSALDLSGGQQQRLCIARALAVKPKVLLMDEPCFGLDPIASMKVESLIQSLRLRSELTMVIVSHNLSQVSRVSDFTAFFKGNENRIGQLVEFGLTKKMFNSPHDSRTREYVLSRLG
- the pstB gene encoding phosphate ABC transporter ATP-binding protein PstB is translated as MNQQLVPAIKVKDLSFYYNTSKAIEGISMDIYRNKVTAIIGPSGCGKSTFIKTLNRISELEGPVKVEGVVDFFGQNIYDPRININRLRRQIGMVFQRPNPFPMSIYENVAYGVRISAKLPQADLDEIVESALKGAALWQEVKDKLNKSALGLSGGQQQRLCIARALAIKPKVLLMDEPCSALDPIATMKVEELIHSLRSELTIAIVTHNMQQATRVSDFTAFFSTDESRIGQMVEFGVTTQIFSNPLDSRTRDYVSGRFG
- the pstA gene encoding phosphate ABC transporter permease PstA; the encoded protein is MTNSQPSETELLASELRSPLPPRRLLFTYAMNAIAFAFSALALIPLFSILWEIISRGIIGLKTEMFVKSVIDNGFGNAILGTITVVAIGSLFSIPVGLFTGIFLAEFGQTSPLARFVRFIVSILTGVPSIVVGIFAYGLIVLATKQFSAIAGGFALATIMLPIIALTTEEALKLIPIDQRLASAALGGTRFQTTIRVVVTAAIPAITTGILLAVARAAGETAPLIFTALFSLDWSAGLLGPTASLPVLIYNLYNDPDPQKSQLVWTTSIVLLGLVLSVSLLSRLVTRKKKIK